One genomic window of Salvia miltiorrhiza cultivar Shanhuang (shh) chromosome 4, IMPLAD_Smil_shh, whole genome shotgun sequence includes the following:
- the LOC131021191 gene encoding uncharacterized protein LOC131021191: MESRESPIQTTEAVDESSETLFRGRRRGCFSLPCFERQQSTSTGLTWWQRIRPAETSSLWSRGVGAVMKIREWSELVAGPRWKTFIRRFNRNRSVGKHANFQYDPLSYAMNFDEGPGHSGDFTPEGDDVDGYYYASRNFSSRYAKGSMDLGNDGPTFV; encoded by the coding sequence ATGGAGTCTCGTGAATCTCCGATCCAAACCACGGAAGCAGTCGACGAATCCTCCGAAACGCTCTTCCGCGGGCGGCGCCGCGGCTGCTTCAGCCTGCCGTGCTTCGAGCGGCAGCAGAGCACCTCCACCGGGCTGACATGGTGGCAGAGGATACGCCCCGCCGAGACCTCCTCCCTCTGGTCGCGGGGCGTGGGCGCGGTGATGAAGATCCGCGAGTGGTCGGAGCTGGTCGCCGGCCCCCGCTGGAAGACGTTCATCCGCCGCTTCAATCGGAACCGGAGCGTCGGCAAGCACGCCAATTTCCAATACGACCCCTTGAGCTACGCCATGAATTTCGACGAGGGGCCGGGGCACTCTGGGGATTTCACACCGGAAGGGGATGACGTGGACGGCTACTACTACGCATCGCGCAATTTCTCGTCCAGATACGCCAAGGGCTCGATGGACCTCGGCAACGACGGGCCCACCTTCGTCTAG
- the LOC131021190 gene encoding protein NUCLEAR FUSION DEFECTIVE 2 produces the protein MGFRVSIVLLSLLVALLSPSAQAFSDEESSLPELSLRVSTPFSNALANLQNQINYTFKRVGLLRRAMTHSSYSEENNKALSVLGESVIETSVALQSLRKDVDISAKDLNLAITEASKVEGSCNADGIRLGLQNVVRVASKTNATAPAVVCGAFRALFGAIAIDAGSSDEAGDVYGKTRSGVRSAVTM, from the exons ATGGGTTTTAGGGTTTCTATTGTGCTCCTCTCTCTCTTGGTTGCCCTCCTTTCCCCCTCTGCGCAG GCATTTTCAGATGAAGAATCATCTTTGCCGGAGCTCTCGTTAAGAGTTTCAACGCCTTTCTCGAACGCACTCGCCAATCTGCAAAATCAGATCAA CTATACGTTTAAGCGAGTTGGATTGCTGCGGCGTGCAATGACACACTCCTCCTACTCAGAGGAGAATAACAAGGCTCTGAGTGTTTTGGGCGAAAGTGTAATTGAGACCTCTGTCGCGCTGCAATCACTAAGGAAAGATGTGGATATTTCTGCCAAGGATTTGAACCTTGCGATTACTGAGGCGTCTAAGGTGGAGGGTTCCTGTAATGCTGATGGGATCCGGCTTGGTTTGCAGAATGTTGTGAGAGTCGCCAGCAAGACCAATGCCACAGCTCCTGCTGTGGTCTGTGGGGCGTTTCGAGCACTTTTTGGGGCGATCGCAATTGATGCTGGGAGTTCAGATGAGGCTGGGGATGTCTATGGGAAAACCCGTAGTGGAGTTAGGAGTGCTGTGACAATGTAG
- the LOC131021189 gene encoding pyruvate decarboxylase 1-like isoform X1 — MDTTLSSIDSCKPGGSHHGPPAAPDATLGRHVARRLVQIGVEDVFTVPGDFNLTLLDHLIAEPGLTNVGCCNELNAGYAADGYARARGVGACVVTFTVGGLSVINAIAGAYSENLPVICIVGGPNTNDYGTNRILHHTIGLPDFSQELKCFKPVTCYQAVVNNLDDAHEQIDRAISIALMESKPVYISISCNLPGLPHPTFARDPIPFALSPRSSNKLGLEAAVNAAAEFLNKAVKPVMIGGPKLRLAKAGRAFVELADACGYAVGVMPSAKGLVPEHHPRFIGTYWGAVGTPFCGEIVESADAYLFAGPIFNDYSSVGYSLLLKKEKAIIVQPDRVVIGSGPAFGCVLMKDFLQELAKKVTKNTTAFDNYKRIYVPEGHPPKSEPKEPLRVNVLFQHVQKMLTADTAVIAETGDSWFNCQKLKLPEGCGWYSRYEFQMQYGSIGWSVGATLGYAQSVPKKRVISCIGDGSFQVTCQDVSTMIRCAQKSIIFLINNGGYTIEVEIHDGPYNVIKNWNYTGLVDAIWNGEGNCWTTKVQCEEELVAAIETAMGEKKDCLCFIEVICHKDDTSKELLEWGSRVSAANSRLPNPQ; from the exons ATGGACACTACCCTAAGCTCCATCGACTCATGCAAACCGGGGGGGTCCCACCACGGCCCCCCTGCGGCCCCCGACGCCACCCTCGGCCGCCACGTGGCCCGCCGCCTCGTCCAGATCGGCGTGGAGGACGTCTTCACCGTCCCGGGCGACTTCAACCTCACCCTCCTCGACCACCTCATCGCCGAGCCCGGCCTCACCAACGTCGGCTGTTGCAACGAGCTCAACGCCGGCTACGCGGCCGACGGCTACGCCCGTGCCCGCGGCGTCGGCGCCTGCGTCGTCACCTTCACCGTCGGCGGCCTCAGCGTCATCAACGCCATCGCCGGCGCCTACAGCGAGAATCTCCCCGTGATCTGCATCGTCGGAGGCCCCAACACCAACGACTACGGCACTAATCGGATCCTCCATCACACCATCGGCTTGCCCGATTTCAGCCaggagcttaaatgtttcaaacCAGTCACGTGCTATCAG GCTGTTGTGAATAACTTGGATGATGCACACGAACAAATTGATAGAGCCATCTCCATCGCTCTTATGGAGAGCAAACCAGTCTACATTAGCATCAGCTGCAATTTGCCTGGTTTGCCTCATCCTACATTTGCTAGAGACCCTATCCCTTTCGCTCTCTCACCAAG ATCAAGCAACAAGCTCGGGCTAGAGGCTGCGGTGAACGCGGCGGCAGAGTTCCTAAACAAGGCGGTGAAGCCGGTGATGATCGGGGGGCCGAAGCTCCGGCTGGCCAAGGCCGGGCGGGCGTTCGTGGAGCTGGCGGACGCCTGCGGCTATGCGGTGGGGGTGATGCCGTCGGCCAAGGGGCTGGTGCCGGAGCACCACCCCCGCTTCATCGGGACCTACTGGGGGGCGGTGGGGACGCCCTTCTGCGGCGAGATTGTGGAGTCCGCCGACGCCTACCTCTTCGCGGGCCCCATCTTCAACGACTACAGCTCGGTGGGATACTCCCTCCTCCTGAAGAAGGAGAAGGCCATCATCGTGCAGCCCGACCGCGTGGTCATCGGCAGCGGCCCCGCCTTCGGCTGCGTGCTGATGAAGGATTTCCTGCAGGAGCTGGCCAAGAAAGTCACCAAAAACACCACCGCCTTCGACAACTACAAGAGGATCTACGTGCCGGAGGGCCACCCCCCGAAAAGCGAGCCCAAGGAGCCCTTGAGGGTCAATGTGCTCTTCCAGCACGTGCAGAAGATGCTCACGGCGGATACCGCCGTCATCGCCGAGACCGGCGACTCCTGGTTCAACTGCCAGAAACTCAAATTGCCGGAAGGATGCGG TTGGTATTCTAGGTATGAATTCCAGATGCAGTATGGATCAATCGGGTGGTCGGTGGGGGCTACCTTAGGGTACGCGCAGTCGGTGCCGAAGAAGCGCGTGATCTCCTGCATCGGCGACGGGAGTTTTCAG GTGACGTGTCAGGACGTATCGACGATGATAAGATGCGCGCAGAAGAGCATCATTTTCCTAATCAACAACGGCGGTTACACAATCGAGGTAGAGATCCACGACGGGCCGTACAACGTGATTAAGAACTGGAACTACACGGGATTGGTTGATGCGATCTGGAACGGCGAGGGCAACTGCTGGACTACTAAGGTGCAGTGTGAGGAGGAGCTGGTTGCGGCGATTGAGACGGCGATGGGGGAGAAGAAGGATTGCCTGTGCTTTATTGAAGTGATTTGCCACAAGGATGATACGAGCAAGGAGCTGCTGGAGTGGGGATCCAGGGTCTCCGCCGCCAACAGCCGCCTTCCCAACCCGCAATAG
- the LOC131021189 gene encoding pyruvate decarboxylase 1-like isoform X2, with amino-acid sequence MDTTLSSIDSCKPGGSHHGPPAAPDATLGRHVARRLVQIGVEDVFTVPGDFNLTLLDHLIAEPGLTNVGCCNELNAGYAADGYARARGVGACVVTFTVGGLSVINAIAGAYSENLPVICIVGGPNTNDYGTNRILHHTIGLPDFSQELKCFKPVTCYQAVVNNLDDAHEQIDRAISIALMESKPVYISISCNLPGLPHPTFARDPIPFALSPRSSNKLGLEAAVNAAAEFLNKAVKPVMIGGPKLRLAKAGRAFVELADACGYAVGVMPSAKGLVPEHHPRFIGTYWGAVGTPFCGEIVESADAYLFAGPIFNDYSSVGYSLLLKKEKAIIVQPDRVVIGSGPAFGCVLMKDFLQELAKKVTKNTTAFDNYKRIYVPEGHPPKSEPKEPLRVNVLFQHVQKMLTADTAVIAETGDSWFNCQKLKLPEGCGYEFQMQYGSIGWSVGATLGYAQSVPKKRVISCIGDGSFQVTCQDVSTMIRCAQKSIIFLINNGGYTIEVEIHDGPYNVIKNWNYTGLVDAIWNGEGNCWTTKVQCEEELVAAIETAMGEKKDCLCFIEVICHKDDTSKELLEWGSRVSAANSRLPNPQ; translated from the exons ATGGACACTACCCTAAGCTCCATCGACTCATGCAAACCGGGGGGGTCCCACCACGGCCCCCCTGCGGCCCCCGACGCCACCCTCGGCCGCCACGTGGCCCGCCGCCTCGTCCAGATCGGCGTGGAGGACGTCTTCACCGTCCCGGGCGACTTCAACCTCACCCTCCTCGACCACCTCATCGCCGAGCCCGGCCTCACCAACGTCGGCTGTTGCAACGAGCTCAACGCCGGCTACGCGGCCGACGGCTACGCCCGTGCCCGCGGCGTCGGCGCCTGCGTCGTCACCTTCACCGTCGGCGGCCTCAGCGTCATCAACGCCATCGCCGGCGCCTACAGCGAGAATCTCCCCGTGATCTGCATCGTCGGAGGCCCCAACACCAACGACTACGGCACTAATCGGATCCTCCATCACACCATCGGCTTGCCCGATTTCAGCCaggagcttaaatgtttcaaacCAGTCACGTGCTATCAG GCTGTTGTGAATAACTTGGATGATGCACACGAACAAATTGATAGAGCCATCTCCATCGCTCTTATGGAGAGCAAACCAGTCTACATTAGCATCAGCTGCAATTTGCCTGGTTTGCCTCATCCTACATTTGCTAGAGACCCTATCCCTTTCGCTCTCTCACCAAG ATCAAGCAACAAGCTCGGGCTAGAGGCTGCGGTGAACGCGGCGGCAGAGTTCCTAAACAAGGCGGTGAAGCCGGTGATGATCGGGGGGCCGAAGCTCCGGCTGGCCAAGGCCGGGCGGGCGTTCGTGGAGCTGGCGGACGCCTGCGGCTATGCGGTGGGGGTGATGCCGTCGGCCAAGGGGCTGGTGCCGGAGCACCACCCCCGCTTCATCGGGACCTACTGGGGGGCGGTGGGGACGCCCTTCTGCGGCGAGATTGTGGAGTCCGCCGACGCCTACCTCTTCGCGGGCCCCATCTTCAACGACTACAGCTCGGTGGGATACTCCCTCCTCCTGAAGAAGGAGAAGGCCATCATCGTGCAGCCCGACCGCGTGGTCATCGGCAGCGGCCCCGCCTTCGGCTGCGTGCTGATGAAGGATTTCCTGCAGGAGCTGGCCAAGAAAGTCACCAAAAACACCACCGCCTTCGACAACTACAAGAGGATCTACGTGCCGGAGGGCCACCCCCCGAAAAGCGAGCCCAAGGAGCCCTTGAGGGTCAATGTGCTCTTCCAGCACGTGCAGAAGATGCTCACGGCGGATACCGCCGTCATCGCCGAGACCGGCGACTCCTGGTTCAACTGCCAGAAACTCAAATTGCCGGAAGGATGCGG GTATGAATTCCAGATGCAGTATGGATCAATCGGGTGGTCGGTGGGGGCTACCTTAGGGTACGCGCAGTCGGTGCCGAAGAAGCGCGTGATCTCCTGCATCGGCGACGGGAGTTTTCAG GTGACGTGTCAGGACGTATCGACGATGATAAGATGCGCGCAGAAGAGCATCATTTTCCTAATCAACAACGGCGGTTACACAATCGAGGTAGAGATCCACGACGGGCCGTACAACGTGATTAAGAACTGGAACTACACGGGATTGGTTGATGCGATCTGGAACGGCGAGGGCAACTGCTGGACTACTAAGGTGCAGTGTGAGGAGGAGCTGGTTGCGGCGATTGAGACGGCGATGGGGGAGAAGAAGGATTGCCTGTGCTTTATTGAAGTGATTTGCCACAAGGATGATACGAGCAAGGAGCTGCTGGAGTGGGGATCCAGGGTCTCCGCCGCCAACAGCCGCCTTCCCAACCCGCAATAG